A region from the Flexibacter flexilis DSM 6793 genome encodes:
- a CDS encoding SDR family oxidoreductase: MKDKVVIITGGSSGIGKACALVFGKAGAKVVITGRRADALNEAVTELKSKGITVKGVVADVSVHADNAKVAAETLAAFGRIDVLINNAGISMRALFSDLDVSVIEKVMQINFFGTVYATKTCLPYIIANKGSIVGISSIAGYRGLPARTGYSASKAAMQAFLESLRTELLKKDVHVLVACPGFTASNIRNVALTKDGSTQGESPLDEGNIMSAEEVAFHIYNAVMGRKRDLVLTRQGKLTVFLNKWLPSLMDKLVFNHFAKEKDSPIK; encoded by the coding sequence ATGAAAGATAAAGTAGTCATCATTACGGGAGGTTCGTCGGGTATCGGCAAGGCCTGCGCCCTTGTGTTTGGGAAAGCTGGTGCCAAAGTGGTCATTACAGGCCGCCGTGCCGATGCGCTGAATGAAGCCGTAACAGAACTAAAAAGTAAAGGCATCACCGTGAAAGGCGTAGTCGCGGATGTAAGTGTACACGCCGACAATGCCAAAGTAGCTGCCGAAACGCTTGCCGCTTTTGGGCGCATCGATGTACTCATCAATAACGCGGGCATTTCGATGCGTGCGCTGTTTTCGGATTTAGATGTAAGCGTTATCGAAAAAGTAATGCAAATCAACTTTTTTGGGACGGTTTATGCTACAAAAACCTGTTTGCCGTACATCATCGCCAACAAAGGTTCGATTGTCGGAATTTCTTCGATTGCAGGCTACAGAGGCTTGCCAGCGCGCACGGGCTACTCAGCTTCCAAAGCCGCTATGCAAGCATTTTTGGAGTCGTTGCGAACCGAATTACTCAAAAAAGACGTTCATGTGCTAGTGGCTTGCCCAGGCTTTACGGCTTCTAATATTCGTAATGTGGCTTTGACCAAAGACGGCAGCACGCAAGGCGAGTCGCCGCTAGACGAAGGCAATATCATGAGTGCCGAAGAAGTGGCATTCCATATTTATAATGCTGTGATGGGGCGCAAACGCGACCTTGTCCTGACGCGTCAGGGCAAACTCACGGTTTTCTTGAACAAATGGTTGCCGTCTTTGATGGACAAATTGGTTTTCAATCATTTTGCCAAAGAAAAAGACTCACCAATCAAATAA